The sequence below is a genomic window from Rhodococcus sp. 4CII.
TCCGGGCCACCGCCCGCGCCCGCCCCCACGTAACCGTCTAGGCCGGTCGCGCCGCAGCTCCAACGGGACGCGCGAGTTGCAATAATAGTATTGATTACTACTTTATTTTAAAGTAGTGTGCTGTCGAGTCCGCATCCCGAAGGAGCACACCGTGACCTCCCTGCACGAACCCCTGACCCTGCCCAACGGCCAGGTGCTGCCCAACCGGATCATGAAATCCGCGTTGAGCGAGGCGCTCGGTGACAAGACCAATTCCCCAGACCACCGGCTCGAACAGCTCTACCGAACGTGGAGTGAGGGCGGATACGGACTGATCGTCACCGGAAATGTCATGATCGATCGCCGGCAGCTCGGCGAGCCTGGCAACGTCGCGATCGAGGACGACCGGGACTTGGATGCACTGTCGCGGTGGGCCAAGACCACCCAGGACGCCGGCGTCCCGATCTGGGTGCAACTCAATCACCCCGGCCGCCAGTCCAACCCGCTCGCCCTCGGCCATACCCCCGTGGCCCCGAGCCCTATCCCGCTCGACTTCCCCGGCGCCACCACCCCGCGCGAGCTGACCTCCACCGAGATCGAGGACATCATCGAGCGCTTCGCCAACGCGGCCGCTGTGTGCGAACAGGCCGGTTTCGACGGCGTGCAGGTGCACGGCGCCCACGGCTACCTCGTCGCACAATTCCTCTCGCCCCTGTCGAACCAGCGGACCGACGAGTGGGGAGGCGACCCGGACCGCCGCATGCGTTTCGTGCTCGAGGTCGTCCGCCGCATCCGGTCCCGCGTCTCGCCCGGCTTCGCAGTCGGCATCAAACTCAACTCGGCCGACTTCCAGCGTGGAGGCTTCACCGAGGAGGAATCCCGCGGCGTCCTCGCCGCACTGGCCCTCGAAGGCATCGACCTGATCGAGGTCAGCGGCGGCAGCTACGAATCTCCCGCGATGATGGGCACCGCGGCGGCGTCCACCCGGGCCCGCGAGGCCTACTTCCTCGAATACGCCCGCACCGTCCGCACCCTGGTGGGTGACATCCCACTGGCGGTCACCGGCGGCTTCCGGTCACGGACCGCGATGGACAACGCCATCGAGGGCGGCGAATGCGATGTCGTCGGCATCGGCCGCCCTACCGCCACCACCCCCGGCTCCGCAGAGGTGATCCTCGCCGGACGCGCACCTGCCCTCGTCGCCCACCAGGTGCGCTTCGGCATGCGCCGTGTGCTCGGCAAAATCGCCGACCTCAAAGCGCTCGACGGCCTGCTCGACCTGAGCTGGCACACCGACCAGCTGCACCGCCTCGGCGCCGGACTCGCGCCCGACCCGAACCGTGGACGTCTCACCACCACCGTCGCCATGGTGCGACGCAACGGCCGGACGCCCTTCCGGTCCAGGCGCGGATGACGCAGAGGAGTGTCATGTTGAACTTGTCGATCCTTCTCGAAGACTCCGCCCGCAGGTATCCCGCCCGTGACGCACTGGTGCTCGGCGACACCCGGTTCACCTACGCGCAGGTCGACGCCGCCGCCAACCAGGTCGCCAACCTCCTGGTCGAACGCGGCATCCAGCCCGGCGACAAGGTTGCGCTGAGCTGCCCGAATCAGCCCTGGTTCCCGATCGTCTACTACGGCGTCCTCAAGGCCGGTGCGGTCGTCGTCCCCCTCAACATCCTCCTCAAGGGCCGCGAGGTCGCCTACCACCTCGCCGACGCCGATGCGGTCGCGTACTTCTGCTTCGAAGGCACACCCGACCTGCCTATCGGCACCGAGGGACACACCGGATTCCGGGAGTCGGCCGCCGAGCACTTCTTCCTGATCACCGCGGACCCCACGGCACCGAGCCCGATCGAGGGCGTCGAGACACTGGGCCAGGCGCTCGCGGAACAGCCCACGTCCTTCGAGTCCGTCGTCACCGAGCCCACCGACACCGCGATCATCCTGTACACCAGTGGGACCACCGGGCAGGCCAAGGGCGCCGAACTGTCGCACGCGAACACGATGCTGAACACCCTCACCCTCAACCGACTCTTCAACAACCAACCCGCCGGCGACACCCACGTCCTCACCCTCCCGCTCTTCCACACCTTCGGCGCAACGGTGCAGATGCACGCCGGCTTCTCCATGGCGGCGACGCTGCTCCTGGTTCCACGTTTCGACGCGCAGCAGGTGATCGGACTCATGCAGAAGGAGGACGTCACCTTCTTCGCCGGGGTACCGACCATGTGGTGGGCGTTGCTCGATGCGCTCACCGACGAGGTCGACGTCGACCGGATCGCCGGAAATCTGCGCGTCGGAGTCTCGGGCGGAGCCAGCCTTCCACTCGAGATCATCACCCGGGTCAAGGAGCGGCTCGGCGTCCAGATCCTCGAGGGCTACGGCCTCTCGGAGACCTCCCCGGTCGTGACGTTCAGCGACCCGGGCCGGGAACCGCGGGCGGGCTCGATCGGCGTCCCCATCTGGGGTGTGGAATGCAAACTCGTCGACGACGATTGGAACGAGATCACAGACGACGGCTCAGACAGTGCGATCGGGGAGATCGCGATCAAGGGCCACAACGTCATGAAGGGCTACTACGGACGCCCCGAGGCCACTGCCGAAGTGATCAGGGACGGCTGGTTTCGCTCCGGCGACCTCGCCCGCAGAGACGCGGCCGGCTTCTACTACATCGTCGACCGCTCCAAGGACATGATCATCCGCGGAGGCTTCAACGTGTATCCGCGGGAGATCGAAGAGGTGCTGATGACCCACCCCGACGTCAGCCTCGCGACCGTGGTCGGCGTACCGCACGAGAGCCACGGCGAGGAGGTCAAGGCATTCGTCATCCTCAATCCCGGCGCTCACACCACCGACCACGAACTGGTCGCCTGGGGACGAGAACAGATGGCCGGCTACAAATACCCCCGCATCGTCGAGATCGTGACGTCGCTACCGATGACCGCCACCGGCAAGATTCTCAAGCGCGATCTCAGCTCGCGCCCTACCAGCGACCGTGCCGCCCACTAGATTAGCGCGCTACCCAGCGAAGGAGGTCGACCAGAAGCGAGACGACCTCCGTCGGTGCCGCACCGTTCGCCCGATCCAGTTGTTTCGGATCACTCTGGGGTCGAATGCATCCATCTCGGAGCAGCGGCGCTTTCCGGAGCCCTTCTCCATGAACGCGTCGTAGGTGGGATCTGTAGGGGGCGCGGTCGCCTTCAGGATCAGATCAAATATCCACCCAAGCGGGATGGATGAGCGGATCCCGAGGCTGAAAGCCCTAATGTGCAGTCCGGTGGTCCGAGCCATGGAAGTGTTTGGTAGGCATATTGTTCGCGCTCGAGGCCCTCCTTTCGCGGTCGGGAAAGACGCCGGTCGGGGCGACGCCCACGCCGCCCGTCACCTTGTCGCACTCGCTCATGAGCAATGACGACGAATGTCCGGATCGTGCTGGGTGACACTCGAGCTGTCCCCAGGGCACCCTCGCGGTCCGGGACGGAAACGGCTGCGGAACGCAGCATTCCGCGGGTGAGTCACCGACGTGTCACCTGGCACTGGGAAGTTCCCACCGAATAACGGCGGCGAGGTCACCGTCATCATTCTCGCGACCAGTGCCGACTTGGTTCACCGCACCACACCACGTGGGCGTATTGTTGCCGGTAGTCTCTGCTAGCGGGCCTGAAATCAGCTCGCCGACACTCCTACGCCGTCGAGGGCGTACACGCGAAGGAACTCGTCCAGATCCGCGGCGGTGGCGTCGACGACGAGGACGCCGGACGCCATGGCGTCGGCCACGGTGGTCTCCTCGTTCACCACGGACAGTAATGTCGAGAGATCGGTCGCGAGCCGCACTTTCGGCGTTGTGGGAGCGGCACCCGGCCGAAGCACCACGCCATTAGATGAGGGACCGATCCAGGCGGACTCCTCGCCGACGTCGAACTGGACCACCCCACCGAAGCGGGCGACGGCGTCTGGGTCGGCGCGCGCGAAAATGCCCTGGATGATCCACTCCGCACGAGTCATGTCCGCATCATCGAACCCCGCCCCGTGCCGCAGTCCCCAGGCCGCCAACTGACCCAACATCGGACGCAGTTCTTCGCCCGCGCCGGTCAGTGCATAGGCCGGGACCGATACCGGTGGAGGCAGCACGATCCGTTCGATCACCCCGGCCTCTTCCAGGCTCTTGAGGCGGCTTGCGAGAAGGTTGGTGCCGATGCCCGGCAACCCCGCCGCCAGATCCTTGTATCTGCGCGGACCCATTCCCAGGTCGCGCATGATGAGCAGGGTCCACCGCTCGCCGAGGAGGTCGAGCGCACGAGCGAGACCACAGTTCTGGCCGTACGTTCGAGAATTCATTCCCATAGTATAGTCGCTACTTCATTTTCATATCGTTGCTGCTTCCGGTTGTGCGAGCACACCCGTCCGGGACAGGGCGAGCCAGGACGACGCCTGGCCCTGTCCGATGGTTCTCCATCAGACAGCGTCAGGCGTCGTCACGGAAGTCGGCAGCGGAATTCAGCTTTCGAGGAAACGCTTGACCTCGGTGGTGAACTCCTCGAGGTGCTGGAACAGGAATGCGTGACCGGCGTCGCTGTAGAGCACGAGCTTGGCCGCCGGGAGATGCTCGACCGCCGAGTAGGAGGCGAAGGCGTGGATCATCACATCGTGCGTCCCGTTGGCGTAGAGGACGGGTTGGGTGATCGTCTTCAGGTTCTCGACCACCTGCTCCCACGGCATCGCCAAGGCCGCGGTGATCGCCCGGAGCTGACCCATCGCGGCCTCCTCGCTGACGACCGGAGCGTCGGCGGGCATCGCGGCCGAGACCTTGTCGAAGTGGTCGAGCCCCAGCTTCCGGGCTTCCTCGGTCTCCGGGTAGAAGAGGTACAGGGTGTCCTCGAGGTCGGCATTCGGCTTCGCCATGATCCCCAGGACGCGCTCGGTGATGCTCGGCATGTTGGGGGCGAGGCCGGATCCGCTTCCCGCGACGATCAGCTTCCGGACGAGACTCGGCCGGGTCAGGGTGATCGCCTGCGCCACGACACCACCGAACGACCATCCGAGTAGATCCACCTCGGTCAGCCCCAGAGCGTCGATGAAGTCGATCGCGCCGGCCACGAAGCCCTCCACGGTGGTCAGGGCATCACCGCCGGTGTAGCCGATTCCGATGTTGTCGAAGAGGATCACGTCACGATCGTCGGCGAGGATGTCGACGAACTCCGGATCCCACCAGTCGACGGTGGCCCGGAATCGGTGGACCAGCACGAGGGGGACACCGCCGCGCGGGCCGAATCGGCGGTAGGTGAACCGCCCCAGAACCCCCTCGACCTGAAGGTTCTCAGCGGTGTGGACCGGTGTGTAGGTGCTCATATCTCTTTCCTCGAAGATTGTTGTGATACTTGGCCGTCTGCGTGTGGTGAGTGAGATGACGAGCGGGTCAGGGGATCTCGGCCAGGACCGGGTAGTCGGTGTAGCCGCGCGCATCACCGCCGTAGAGGGTGCCGAAGTCGACCTCGTTCAGTTCCGCACCGGTGCGCCACCTCTCCACGAGGTCCGGGTTGGCCAGGAATCCCCGCCCGACAGCCACCGCGTCGGCGAGTTCCTTCTCCAGCAGTTCCTCGACCGTCGCCAGCGAGGTGGCAGCAGGAGCAGCGAGGTTGAGGAGCACCGAGCCACCGAATCGCTGGCGCAGGTCCCGGACGAGCGGTTCGAGGGCCTCGAACGGGCTGGCGAGGATGCTCAGGTATGCCAGGCCCAGCGGAGCGATCCCGTCGACAACCGCCCGGTAGGTGGCGGTCAGATCCTCACCGGGAACCTCACCGACGCCGTTCAACTGGTGGCCGGGCGAGAGTCGCAGGCCGACGCGGTCCGCGCCGATCGCGTCTGCCACGGCCGCCACGACCTCGATGACGAAGCGCGCCCGCCCCTGCGGCGAACCGCCATACGCGTCCTCGCGCAGATTGACCGTGGGGTCGAGGAACTGGTGCAGCAGGTAGCCGTTCGCGCCGTGAACCTCGACGCCGTCGAGTCCGGCGCTGATCGCATTTCGGGCCGCGCCGACGAATTCTGCGATCACTCCGTCGATCTCGCCGGACTCGAGTGCCCGCGGCACGTCGTGGTCGACCATGCCTGAGAAGGTGAACATCTGCCCAGGAGCCTGGACCACGCTCGGCGCGACCGTGTCGACCCCACCCTTGTTGCTCGCGTGAGCGACACGGCCGACATGCATCAACTGCGCGACGACGGTTCCCCCGGCCCCGTGCACGGCGTCGGCGACGAGCTGCCACCCGGCGACCTGCTCGTCGGTGTACAGACCGGGCACCGCCGGGTAGCCCTGCCCGACCGCGCTGGGCGCGGTGCCCTCGGTGACGATGAACCCCGCCCCGGCGCGCTGGGCGTAGTACTCGGCGTTCAGCGCGGTCGGCGCGTTGCCCTCTCCCGCGCGGCTGCGCGTCAACGGCGCCATGACGAACGACTGGGGCAGGTCCCAGGATCCGATGCGAACCGGTTTGAATGCGACGGACATGCGGTGATCCTCCTGAAGGGCGACGGGTCCCGAGTGAACCCAGAAACTGTTACTTTAAATTACTATAGCGTCCACTATAGTAATGAGCAATCGCGCCGTGGTCGCACTCAGCTGCTCAGTCGGCCTTCACCGTCGCGCCGGCCGAGCTCGCGCAACATCGTCTGCGTCGTGCAATCGGAGGCTTGATGCGCGTCGAGCACCATTCCCACCACGCCTCGCAAGCCCGAGACCCCGGCCCATCGTCGTGGACGGAACACCCGCGCCCGCCTGCGTTCGATTCCGCCGACGATGGCTGTCGCGGCCTCCGCGGGCGTGATCCGCTTGCGAAATGGATGAGGAAAGGTTCCGAGCAGCTTCTGCGCGGTGGGGTCGCCGTCGACACTCTGTCGAATCATCTCGGTGCCAACGAGCGAGTACACGGTCGTCACCGTGACGTCGTGAGAAGCAAACTCCACTCGTAATCCCCGACCCAGTTGCTCAACGGCCGCTTTGCTCATCGCATTCGGAAGGGTGCCGGCACCGTTCAAGAAGGCGAACACCGAGGACAGAAGAACAACGTGCCCTCGGTTCGTGATGACAGACGGCAGACACGCCTGGACGGTGGTGAGCACACCGCCGACATTGATGTCCCACAGCCGATCGTTGACATGATTAGACGACGCGCGCACGGTCGATCCCCTCGCTGCGACACCAGCATTCGCGATGACGACGTCAATCCGCCCGAAATGATCCAGCACCTTCTCCACGGCGGCAAATTGGTGTGAAGTGACCGTCTGGATCTCACCTACAGGCCGGACGGAAAGTCTCGGTGGCGCTCCCGGTTCGGCTTCCCCCACCCAGCGGGTTCCTCCAACGCTATCCGAGGTTTGCCGGTAGCAGTCCGCCAAGTATCGCCGCGAAAGCCGTCTCCCCTGAGTCACTCTAGTGCGGCGTGGGGTAAGTAATTTGACGGTCTTGTTTGCGACAATAAGGCATGCGAGCTGCTCCTTTGATGTTGCGTGACGGAGATCGGGACGAGTTGACCGCGTTGGCACGGTCGAAGTCAGTGCGCGCGGATTTGGCGCAGCGGGCGCGGATGATGGTGCTGGCCGCCGACGGAGAGTCGAACGCACGGATCGCGCGGACAGTGGGGGTATCGCGACCGACGGTGATCTTGTGGCGCTCGCGTTACGAGCGATTCGGAATCGCGGGCCTCGAGGACGAACAGCGTTCCGGGCGTCCCCGAGAGATCGACCACGCCGCCATCGTGACGGCGACGCTGGCTCCGCCGCCAAAGAATCTCGGCGTGACACATTGGAGCAGCCGGTTGCTCGCCGACCGGTTGAAAATCAGTAACACCACGGTCGCGTCGGCGTGGCGCGAATACGGCGTCAAGCCTTGGCGCAGTGAGACGTTCAAATTCTCGACGGACCCAGAGTTGGTCGCCAAGGTCACCGACATCGTCGGGCTGTACTTGGACCCACCGGACAACGCGATCGTGCTCTGTGTGGACGAAAAGTCGCAGATCCAGGCCCTGGACCGGACCGCGCCGATGCTTCCGATGCGCGTCGGCTCGGTCGAGAAGCGCACCCACGACTATGTCCGGCACGGCACCTCGACCTTGTTCGCCGCCCTCGACATCGCCACCGGAAAGGTCACCGGCCTGTGCAAACCGCGGCACCGTCATCAGGAGTTCCTCGTCTTCCTCAAACACCTCGCCCGCGCCTACCCGGAACGGGAGTTGCATCTGGTCATGGACAACTACGCCACTCACAAGAAGGCCGAAGTCCGCACGTGGTTGGCCGAACATCCCCGTATCCATGTGCATTTCACACCCACCTCGGCATCGTGGATGAACCTGGTGGAGGTGTGGTTCGGGATCATCGAACGTCAAGCCATTCACCGCGGAACCTTCGGTTCCGTTAGGGATCTGACCACCAAGATCCGTGCCTTCATCAACGGATGGAACACCCGCTGTGCGCCGTTCGTCTGGACCAAGACCGCCGACCAAGTACTAACCAAAGCGAACCGTCAAGACACTTCAATCACGAGCCACTAGGTTAAGTAATTGAACCGTCTGGGGCGCTTTTGGGGTGGCTCGTAGTCCGCAGAGGGATAACCTCGTCAGCCGGTACTTCACAACCGAGGGTATCGATGAAGACTGCGACCGGGCCGCGCACACCCGGCTCGAGGACCGCATCCGGTGCCGCAGCGTGGGCGCCGCCCCATGCCAAGAGAGATGCCGTCAACTCATACGGATGGGTCCAGTGAAGGCCGTCGTGGCCAGTGCCCGGCCGGAGTTGTCGCGGGCGACGTCGATCACCGGCGAGCGGCCGTCACTGTTCGGCTCGCGGTGCGCGTGGGGTAACCGCTCGGACAGCCACGTCAGGGCGGTCCGCGCTGGCGCCGATCGCAGGAGCGGGATTTGAAGCGCAGTGGCCGTGCGTATCGGACGCGTCCATCGCCCCAACCACCCCATGCACACGTCGATACTCTCCAACTGCGGAGAGACTTCCGACAGGCCGAGATGCACCGAGCCGGCGATGGTCATCGCCGCACGCCTCACACCCGCATAGCGGAAGGTGCGGACCCGCTCGCCGACACGCTCGTCAACCAGGCGGGCGGGAGCCCCGATGTGAGGGCGGCGATAGGCGAACGCAGTATCAGTCGCCGCAGCCACCAGCGTCTGCCGGGTACCCCCCGTGGTTAGGGTGAAGACATCGCGCAGGGTGCTTCGGTAGCGCAGTACGTCACCCTGGCCCGCACGCGTGAGAAAGTAGCCGACCTCGAGTCGGGTCGCCCGCTCCCCCGCGCTCGTCAACGCAAGCGCGCCGGCAAGGTTACCCGGCACATACACCCGATCAAGGACGGTGACTCACCCCGTGTGAGCAGTTCCTGGAGCACTCGCCGCCCGGTGTACCCCGTTGCGCCCAGCAGTACGATTCTGCGCTTGTCCACGGCTTCGCCTTTCGGATGATTTTTACGGCGACTTGCGTTCACCGCCAGTCGTCTGTCTCGAGCCTGGTGCCGTATCGCAACTCCCCCAGGAACAGGCACGTTGACCGCTTACAGGCGGAACCAAGCAGCGCGTGGGCGACCTGTCGGCTCACGTTCCGTACTCCGAGCGGTCCGTGGTGTGTAACGCCGACACAGCTCGGCTCGTGGTCATGTATCACCTCGTATTCCGGGTGACGGACGCAGGCCAGTCCCTTACTGTCCTCGGACATTCGGAGGGATCAACGGGTCGACGGCCTCATCGCCTGGAACACAATCACCGGGGGGCACCTCACCGGCCGGCACCGACGACTTCCGCAGTCAGAACTTGTCCCCGAGTGACAGTGCTGGGGGCAGATCCGGCCCACCGCTAAAATGCTGGCCTCCGACTGTGGTCGTGGGCGACGTGTGACGATTCGCCGAGGGGACGGAGAATGCTGGCCTCCGACTGTGGTCGTGGGCGACGTGTGACGATTCGCCGAGGGGACGGAGAATGCTGGCCTCCGACTGTGGTCGTGGGCGACGTGTGACGATTCGCCGAGGGGACGGAGAATGCTGGCCTCCGACTGTGGTCGTGGGCGACGTGTGACGATTCGCCGAGGGGACGGAGAATGCTCGTCTTCGTCTGGCATGATCGCCACGCTGTCCGCGGAGGATCGCTCATCCGATCTTGATGACGACCTTGCCCTTTGCACGGCCCTGTTCGACGTACGCGAGAGCCTCTTTGGTCGATTCGAAGGGAAAGACCCGGTCCACCACGGGACGTATGACGCCCGCATCGATGACGGTCGCGAGCTCGGCCAGTTGGTCGCCACTCGACTTCATGAACAGGAACGAGTAGGTGACTTTGTGACGTTTCGCTTTCCGTCTGATCGGAAAGCTCAACAGGCGCATCACTTGTTGCATGAGCCAGTTCAATCCGGCCTCTTTCGCGAAATCACGATCGGGCGGACCGGCAATCGAGATGACCTTCCCGCCCGGTTTGAGGACGCGGAGCGATTTTTCGAGGGTCTGGCCGCCGAGAGTGTCCACTACCAGATCGTAGTCGTGCAGGATCGCGGCGAAATCGTCCTTCTTGTAGTCGATGACGACATCGGCACCGAGCCCTTGCACCCATTCGGTGTTCGCGGTGCTGGTGGTCGTGGCCACGGTCGCGCCCAGGTGCTTGGCCAGTTGAATCGCGAAGGTGCCCACTCCGCCCGAGCCGGCGTGGATGAGAACCTTCTGCCCTGCCTGCAGATTCGCTCGCTCGATCAGCGCTTGCCACGCGGTCAGGCCGACCAGCGGGACCGACGCCGCCTCCTCCATGCTCATCGTTCGCGGCTTGAGCGCCACGTCTTCTTCGTTCATGGCAATGAATTCTGCGAAAGCACCGATCCGGTTTTTGTCCGGGCGCGCGTAGACCTCGTCGCCGGCCTTCAACCGCTGCACCCCGGGTCCGACCCGGACGACGACACCGGCCAAGTCGTTGCCCAAAACGAGGGGGAGGCGGTACGGCAGAATCGGTTTGAGCTTCCCGTCTCTGATTCGCAGATCCAAGGGGTTCACACTGGCGGCGTGAATCTGAACCAGGACGTCATTGTCGCGCAACGAGGGGTCGGGCATCTCGCCCGCCCGTATCCCGTCATTGTTCCCGTAACGGTCGAGAACGAACGCCTTCATCGTTTTTCCTATCTCGTGTCTTACTATCCCCAACAAGGGCCTTCGCCTTTTCGCGCGTCCTTCGACCCGCACCTTCGGGGATGTACTCGTGCCGCCATCGCGGCCGGACATCATTTCACTCAGATACGCACTGGTGACTGCGCTCGTTGCCGCTCGGGCGAGGTGAATGCTGGAACGAGTTGGTCGTTGCGGCCCAAGGCGGCGACTTCGGTCTCGAGGGACGGAATTGTCGCGGCCGCGAACCTCCGCGTCCAGGGCCACACCAGCGGCGAGTTGAGAAGTGCCTTGGCCCAGTTGGCGATGGCGACGGCGCGAGGAACGTAGACGCGACCGCGTCGGTACGCGAGTCCGTCCACGATGGCTGCGGCCACGCGGTCGACACTGGTCGTGACGTTGCCCGGATACGGCAGGCGCCGGCGCATCTGCTTGAAGGAGGGAATGTCGGCCTCGGCACCGCGGACCAGGTCGGTGTCTATCCAGGAGGGATGGACAAGGCCGACGGTGATCCCGAGATGGGCCACCTCCGCGCGATAGGCGAGGGCGAGGGACTCGACCCCGGCCTTGCTCGCCCCGTACGAGGCCAGGCCCCCGATCGAGGTGAACGACAACGCGGACGCCACGATCAGCACGTGGCCCCCGCTTTGCTGTAGGTGGGGTGTCGCGTGCTTGAGGGTGCGGAACACGCCGTTGAGGTTGATGTCCACCACCCGCTCGAAGGACGCCTCGTCCGCGTATCGCATCGTGCCGTACGCGGCCACTCCGGCGTTGGCGACGACCAGGTCGACGCCGTTCATGATGCCGGCGCACTCGTCGATCGCGGACTTCAGCGCGTTGCTGTCGCGCACGTCTGCCTCGCACCAATGCACCGACGGACCGAGTTCCTCGGCCAGGGCGCGCAGCCTGTCGGGTTCGAGTCCGATCAGGGCGACCCGTGCACCCTGGGCCGCGGCGAGGCGGGCCACCTTCTCGCCGATGCCGCGCGCGGCTCCGGTGACGATTATTTTCCGGCCCACCAGATCTCGTTTCATAAAGCGAATATAACTTCGTTATATGATGGGCGCAATGCCCCGCATCAATTCCACATGACTCACCGACCCCGCCCGCCTCCCGAGCCGCGGCGCCGCGGTCTCAATATCGAGCGCCGGCCGACCTGGCGCCCTCCAGTGCACCCGCGGCGTACAGGCGCACGACCCGGTCGTGCGAGGACTGGGCACGCTTGCGGGTGTCGCCGAGCCCGACGGCGAAATTCACCCCCATCGGCAGCAGCACCTGGGTCACCGCGTCGTTGAAGTCGGCGAAGTGCTCGCCGAGCTCGAGGGTGATGTAACCGTGCACGAAGCTCCACAACTGCGCGGCGACGACCTCCGGTTCCTGTTGCCGGACCCGGCCGGAGTTCACCAGGCGGGCGCAGGCATCGGTGATCCGCGCGTACGCGTCCCGGAACGCGGGTGACTGCCCGCTCAGGCGCATGTCCGACTCGAGCGGTCGGTACGTCGCGCGGGTGGACAGCCCGAACATCAGGTCGTACAGGTGAGGGCTCTTCCGCGCGATTCGCCGGCACGTCAAGGCCAGCGTGAACAGGTCCGCGATCG
It includes:
- a CDS encoding SDR family oxidoreductase, coding for MKRDLVGRKIIVTGAARGIGEKVARLAAAQGARVALIGLEPDRLRALAEELGPSVHWCEADVRDSNALKSAIDECAGIMNGVDLVVANAGVAAYGTMRYADEASFERVVDINLNGVFRTLKHATPHLQQSGGHVLIVASALSFTSIGGLASYGASKAGVESLALAYRAEVAHLGITVGLVHPSWIDTDLVRGAEADIPSFKQMRRRLPYPGNVTTSVDRVAAAIVDGLAYRRGRVYVPRAVAIANWAKALLNSPLVWPWTRRFAAATIPSLETEVAALGRNDQLVPAFTSPERQRAQSPVRI
- a CDS encoding TetR/AcrR family transcriptional regulator, yielding MQDKSAVSVSESVPERLIRATIGLLAEQGPAAIKARTVATATGLSTMVVYSHFGGIPELIRAVVEHGFTELGDAFSRVPVTEDPIADLFTLALTCRRIARKSPHLYDLMFGLSTRATYRPLESDMRLSGQSPAFRDAYARITDACARLVNSGRVRQQEPEVVAAQLWSFVHGYITLELGEHFADFNDAVTQVLLPMGVNFAVGLGDTRKRAQSSHDRVVRLYAAGALEGARSAGARY